Proteins encoded in a region of the Paramagnetospirillum magneticum AMB-1 genome:
- a CDS encoding outer membrane protein assembly factor BamD → MRHRSATSRLLPALALSAALAAGLGACSEKKPEYVERPVEELYNEAMDLVDANEYYKAAQLFDEVDRQHPYSVWATKAQLMSAYALYERNKYDDAIVALDRFIQLHPGNKSIAYGYYLKGLCYYEQITDVARDQKLTEQALKIMQEVVDRFPSTPYARDARLKIDLARDHLAGKEMNIGRYYQHLEHHLAALNRFKVVAEQYQTTTHVPEALYRMVEIYTALGLDQEAARAAAVLGHNFPGSDWYEDAYAMVEKGNLNPTGRSKKHWTDPLVFWSNDKDKRQEIPKADDPAKTSGGWFNWAKFW, encoded by the coding sequence ATGCGCCATCGCTCCGCCACCTCCCGTCTTTTGCCGGCCCTCGCCCTGTCGGCGGCCCTGGCCGCCGGATTGGGGGCGTGCAGCGAGAAGAAGCCCGAATATGTCGAGCGCCCGGTGGAGGAGCTCTACAACGAGGCCATGGATCTGGTCGATGCCAACGAATACTACAAGGCCGCCCAGCTGTTCGACGAGGTGGACCGCCAGCACCCCTATTCGGTCTGGGCCACCAAGGCGCAGTTGATGAGCGCCTATGCGCTGTACGAGCGCAACAAGTACGACGACGCCATCGTGGCGCTGGACCGCTTCATCCAGCTCCATCCCGGCAACAAGAGCATCGCCTACGGCTATTACCTCAAGGGCCTGTGCTATTACGAGCAGATCACCGACGTCGCCCGTGACCAGAAGCTCACCGAGCAGGCGCTGAAGATCATGCAGGAAGTGGTGGACCGCTTTCCCTCCACGCCCTACGCCCGCGATGCCCGCCTGAAGATCGACCTTGCCCGCGACCATCTGGCCGGCAAGGAAATGAACATCGGCCGCTATTACCAGCACCTGGAACACCATCTGGCGGCGCTGAACCGCTTCAAGGTGGTGGCCGAGCAGTACCAGACCACCACCCACGTGCCCGAGGCGCTGTATCGCATGGTGGAGATCTACACCGCCCTGGGTCTGGACCAGGAAGCGGCGCGGGCCGCCGCGGTGCTGGGCCACAACTTCCCCGGCAGCGACTGGTACGAGGATGCCTACGCCATGGTGGAGAAGGGCAATCTCAACCCTACCGGCCGGTCCAAGAAGCACTGGACCGATCCCCTGGTCTTCTGGTCCAACGACAAGGACAAGCGTCAGGAGATCCCGAAGGCCGACGACCCCGCCAAGACCAGCGGCGGCTGGTTCAACTGGGCCAAGTTCTGGTAG
- the recN gene encoding DNA repair protein RecN — translation MLTALAIRDVVLIERLDLSFDGGLSVFTGETGAGKSILLDSLGLALGARAESGLVRLGSAQASVTAEFDPPAAHPARALLAEQDVDAKDGPLLLRRVLTADGRSRAYVNDQPVSVGLLRKVGDELVEIHGQFESHGLLDSSTHLGVLDSFAAQAEAGSALAAAWTTWRDAAKARQQAEADLARAKAEEEHLRQVHEDLSSLAPKPGEEAELAAARAVMMHGEKLLEAMNAAQSALIQKGEVEASLRSAARHLERVAEKAEGKLDPVIAALDRAAQEAAEATNLLERASAGIDLDPRHLEKVEERLFALRAAARKHQVAVDELPLLLDRLGRQLAALEGGGDGLARLARAEQAARTQYLEQARALSKARLAAAAQLDRAVAAELPPLKLDKARFQTRVAQVDEAQWGPSGLDQVSFEVATNPGSAPGPLGKIASGGELSRFMLALKVVLARISSTPSIVFDEVDSGIGGAVAAAVGDRLGRLAESLQILVVTHSPQVAARGDHHYRVAKAVSGDKTTTGVDRLSPEARREEVARMLSGETITDHARAAADALMGAG, via the coding sequence ATGCTGACCGCGCTCGCGATCCGCGACGTCGTCCTGATCGAGCGGCTTGATCTTTCCTTCGACGGCGGCTTGTCGGTGTTCACCGGCGAGACCGGTGCCGGCAAGTCCATTCTGCTGGACTCGCTGGGGCTCGCCCTGGGGGCGCGGGCCGAATCCGGGCTGGTCCGCCTTGGCTCGGCCCAGGCCTCGGTCACCGCCGAATTCGATCCCCCCGCCGCTCACCCCGCCCGCGCCCTGCTGGCCGAGCAGGACGTGGACGCCAAGGACGGGCCGCTGCTGCTGCGCCGGGTCCTGACCGCCGACGGGCGGTCGCGGGCCTATGTCAACGACCAGCCGGTCAGCGTCGGGCTGCTGCGCAAGGTGGGCGACGAACTGGTGGAGATTCACGGCCAGTTCGAAAGCCACGGCCTGCTGGATTCCTCGACCCATCTGGGCGTGCTGGATTCCTTCGCCGCCCAGGCCGAGGCCGGCTCGGCCCTGGCCGCCGCCTGGACCACCTGGCGCGACGCCGCCAAGGCCCGCCAGCAGGCCGAGGCCGATCTGGCCCGGGCCAAGGCGGAAGAGGAGCATCTGCGGCAGGTGCACGAGGATCTGTCCTCCCTGGCCCCCAAGCCGGGCGAGGAAGCCGAGCTGGCCGCCGCCCGCGCCGTGATGATGCATGGCGAAAAGCTGCTCGAAGCCATGAACGCCGCCCAGTCCGCCCTGATTCAAAAGGGCGAGGTGGAAGCCTCCCTGCGCTCCGCCGCCCGGCACCTGGAGCGGGTCGCCGAGAAGGCCGAGGGCAAGCTGGACCCGGTGATCGCCGCCCTGGACCGCGCCGCCCAGGAAGCCGCCGAGGCCACCAACCTGCTGGAGCGCGCCTCGGCCGGCATCGACCTCGACCCCCGCCACCTGGAAAAGGTGGAGGAACGCCTGTTCGCGCTCCGCGCCGCCGCCCGCAAGCATCAAGTGGCCGTGGACGAACTGCCGCTGCTGCTCGACCGTCTGGGCCGTCAGCTAGCCGCCCTGGAAGGCGGCGGCGACGGCTTGGCCCGGCTGGCCCGCGCCGAGCAGGCCGCCCGCACCCAGTACCTGGAGCAGGCCCGCGCCCTGTCCAAGGCCCGCCTGGCCGCCGCCGCCCAGCTGGACAGGGCGGTGGCCGCCGAGCTGCCGCCCCTGAAGCTGGACAAGGCCCGCTTCCAGACCCGCGTCGCGCAGGTAGACGAGGCGCAATGGGGACCGAGCGGCCTGGATCAGGTCAGCTTCGAGGTCGCCACCAATCCCGGCTCCGCCCCCGGCCCGCTGGGCAAGATCGCCTCGGGCGGCGAGCTGTCGCGCTTCATGCTGGCGCTGAAAGTGGTGCTGGCCCGCATCTCGTCGACGCCCTCCATCGTCTTCGACGAAGTGGATTCCGGCATCGGCGGCGCCGTGGCGGCCGCGGTGGGCGACCGCCTGGGCCGTCTGGCCGAATCCCTGCAGATCCTGGTGGTCACCCACTCGCCCCAGGTGGCCGCCCGCGGCGACCATCATTACCGCGTGGCCAAGGCGGTTTCAGGTGATAAAACCACCACCGGCGTCGACCGCCTCTCCCCCGAGGCGCGGCGCGAGGAAGTGGCCCGCATGCTGTCGGGCGAAACCATCACCGACCACGCCAGAGCGGCGGCGGATGCGCTGATGGGCGCCGGATGA
- the ligA gene encoding NAD-dependent DNA ligase LigA, producing the protein MIPVEALTPFEARIEHAELVETIARWDEAYHAKDAPEVPDDVYDGAKRRLARIEGRFPELAAKSPIRDKVGAAPSEGFGKLVHAVPMLSLDNAFAPEDVAEFDAKVRRFLGLGDEAPLAYVAEPKIDGLSINLRYEGGRFVSAATRGDGAEGEDVTRNLETFPATQLPRTLGPDAPAVIEIRGEVYMTKADFLALNQRQEAAGEKLFANPRNAAAGSLRQLDPKVTASRPLSLFAYAMGEASAPPAASHWEYLERLKAWGFVVNPLIRRCDGVAGLLSAYESLGEARATLAYDIDGIVYKVDDIELQRRLGFVSRSPRWAIAHKFPAEQATTLLEAIDIQVGRTGALTPVARLTPVNVGGVVVSNATLHNEDEIARKDVRIGDTVIVQRAGDVIPQIVGVVPGKPRGAVPFVYPETCPVCGAHAVRPEGEVIRRCTGGLTCEAQAKERLKHFVSRNAFDIEGLGEKNIEFLWEKGWVRGPADIFRLKARNDAELLQRLENFEGWGKRSTEKLFESIKTRSAMGLERFIFALGIRQIGEATAKRLARHYGSFGAWRAAMLAGTEEARAELTSIEDIGPSVAGDLLDFFSEEHNVQAVDDLVAAMAALDGAVEDAKVIESSASPVAGKAVVFTGTLVTMTRPEAKARAEALGAKVVGSVSKKTDYVVVGADAGSKAAEAVKLGIATLSEQEWLALTGAAD; encoded by the coding sequence ATGATTCCCGTCGAGGCCCTCACCCCTTTCGAAGCCCGCATCGAGCATGCCGAGCTGGTGGAGACCATCGCCCGCTGGGACGAGGCCTATCACGCCAAGGATGCGCCCGAGGTACCCGACGACGTCTATGACGGGGCCAAGCGGCGCCTCGCCAGAATCGAGGGGCGCTTTCCCGAACTGGCGGCCAAGAGCCCTATCCGGGACAAGGTGGGCGCCGCGCCGTCCGAGGGGTTCGGCAAGCTGGTGCACGCCGTGCCTATGCTGTCGCTGGACAATGCCTTCGCCCCCGAGGACGTGGCCGAGTTCGACGCCAAGGTGCGGCGCTTCCTGGGGCTGGGCGACGAGGCGCCGCTGGCCTATGTGGCCGAGCCCAAGATCGACGGATTGTCCATCAACCTGCGCTATGAGGGCGGCCGGTTCGTCTCGGCCGCCACCCGGGGCGACGGGGCGGAGGGCGAGGACGTCACCCGCAATCTGGAAACTTTTCCCGCGACGCAATTGCCCCGCACCCTCGGCCCCGACGCGCCGGCGGTGATCGAGATTCGGGGCGAGGTCTACATGACCAAGGCCGACTTCCTGGCGCTGAACCAGCGGCAGGAGGCGGCGGGCGAGAAGCTCTTCGCCAATCCCCGCAACGCCGCCGCCGGCAGCTTGCGCCAGTTGGACCCCAAGGTCACCGCGTCGCGGCCGCTGTCGCTGTTCGCCTATGCCATGGGCGAGGCCTCCGCCCCGCCCGCCGCCAGCCATTGGGAATACCTGGAACGCCTGAAGGCCTGGGGCTTCGTGGTCAATCCGCTGATCCGCCGCTGCGACGGGGTCGCCGGATTGCTGTCCGCCTATGAATCCTTGGGCGAGGCCCGCGCCACGCTCGCCTACGACATCGACGGCATCGTCTACAAGGTGGACGACATCGAGTTGCAGCGCCGCCTGGGCTTCGTGTCGCGCAGCCCCCGCTGGGCCATCGCCCATAAATTCCCCGCCGAGCAGGCCACCACGCTGCTGGAGGCCATCGACATCCAGGTGGGGCGCACCGGGGCGCTGACCCCCGTCGCCCGCCTGACCCCGGTCAATGTGGGCGGCGTGGTGGTCAGCAACGCCACCCTGCACAACGAGGACGAGATCGCCCGCAAGGACGTGCGCATCGGCGACACCGTCATCGTCCAGCGGGCCGGCGACGTCATCCCCCAGATCGTCGGCGTGGTGCCGGGCAAGCCGCGCGGCGCCGTTCCCTTCGTCTATCCCGAGACCTGCCCGGTGTGCGGCGCCCATGCGGTGCGCCCCGAGGGCGAGGTGATCCGCCGCTGTACCGGCGGGCTGACCTGCGAGGCCCAGGCCAAGGAGCGCCTCAAGCATTTCGTGTCGCGCAACGCCTTCGACATCGAGGGCCTGGGCGAGAAGAACATCGAGTTCCTATGGGAGAAGGGCTGGGTGCGCGGCCCGGCCGACATCTTCCGCCTCAAGGCCCGCAACGACGCGGAACTGCTGCAGCGGCTGGAGAATTTCGAGGGCTGGGGCAAGCGCTCCACCGAGAAGCTGTTCGAGTCCATCAAGACCCGCTCGGCCATGGGCCTGGAGCGCTTCATCTTCGCGCTGGGCATCCGCCAGATCGGCGAGGCCACCGCCAAGCGGCTGGCCCGGCATTACGGCAGCTTCGGGGCCTGGCGCGCCGCCATGCTGGCCGGCACCGAGGAGGCCCGCGCCGAGCTGACCAGCATCGAGGATATCGGCCCCTCGGTGGCGGGCGATCTGCTGGACTTCTTCTCAGAAGAGCACAACGTCCAGGCGGTGGATGATCTGGTCGCCGCCATGGCCGCCCTGGACGGCGCCGTCGAGGACGCCAAGGTGATCGAGTCCTCCGCCTCTCCCGTGGCGGGCAAGGCGGTGGTGTTCACCGGCACCCTGGTGACCATGACCCGGCCCGAGGCCAAGGCCCGCGCCGAAGCCCTGGGCGCCAAGGTGGTGGGCTCGGTCTCGAAGAAGACCGATTACGTGGTGGTGGGGGCCGATGCCGGGTCCAAGGCCGCCGAGGCGGTCAAGCTGGGCATAGCGACGCTGTCTGAGCAGGAATGGCTGGCGCTGACCGGCGCGGCGGACTGA
- a CDS encoding EAL domain-containing protein, translated as MSDDQDLLKAIAQIRRSPYGKRVIHVFTSWAKGDPKHGEKLAKGRDLVSRNLFNSVDSGCFLLSSGDMVFICSQVSAAVIQTVCSRLEALFFGDKPPRANSYGENKYFKVFDAGRDLAKLITSVKALVAVAPTAARPAIGMKEFDSIVRIIRDSDIRAMVFNQPVYRWAGKKPGIEYLEFFASLDQMRKAACPEHDIAGNPALFHMIKAELDLRLMRIIGREIGEYRHKAFSINLLGTSLLSKEFETFMDGVPARLSGKILAEIDRGDFLQHSGDLDALTRRASDLNVPLCVDGLSLSDLQVFRLPAVAEFAKIKWSEQITTMPRRDLEVAIRAIKEFGPDKVVLTRCDSERSLDFAHAMGIPFVQGYLADKMFRAGVNFTEGRNEAPAVSPPRRSAPAIPAQTASLCPA; from the coding sequence ATGAGTGACGACCAGGATCTGCTGAAGGCTATCGCCCAGATACGCCGCTCGCCCTATGGCAAGCGGGTGATCCATGTCTTCACCTCCTGGGCCAAGGGCGATCCCAAGCACGGCGAGAAGCTGGCCAAGGGCCGCGATCTGGTGTCCCGCAATCTGTTCAATTCCGTGGATTCCGGCTGTTTCCTGCTGTCGTCGGGGGACATGGTGTTCATCTGCTCGCAGGTTTCGGCGGCGGTGATCCAGACCGTGTGCTCGCGCCTCGAGGCCCTGTTCTTCGGCGACAAGCCGCCCCGGGCCAATTCCTATGGCGAGAACAAGTATTTCAAGGTGTTCGACGCCGGCCGCGACCTGGCCAAGCTGATCACCTCGGTCAAGGCGCTGGTGGCGGTCGCTCCCACCGCCGCCCGCCCGGCCATCGGAATGAAGGAATTCGATTCCATCGTCCGTATCATCCGCGACAGCGATATCCGGGCCATGGTCTTCAATCAGCCGGTCTATCGCTGGGCGGGCAAGAAGCCGGGGATCGAGTACCTGGAGTTCTTCGCCTCGCTGGACCAGATGCGCAAGGCGGCTTGCCCCGAACACGACATCGCCGGCAATCCGGCATTGTTCCACATGATCAAGGCCGAACTGGACCTGCGGCTGATGCGGATCATCGGCCGCGAGATCGGCGAGTACCGCCACAAGGCCTTTTCCATCAACCTGCTGGGCACCAGCCTGCTGTCCAAGGAGTTCGAGACCTTCATGGACGGCGTTCCGGCGCGGCTGTCGGGCAAGATCCTGGCCGAAATCGACCGTGGCGACTTCCTGCAGCATTCCGGCGATCTGGACGCCCTGACGCGGCGGGCCTCGGACCTGAACGTCCCTCTGTGCGTCGACGGCCTGTCGCTCAGCGATCTGCAGGTGTTCCGCCTGCCCGCCGTGGCGGAATTCGCCAAGATCAAGTGGTCCGAGCAGATCACCACCATGCCGCGCCGCGATCTGGAAGTGGCCATTCGCGCCATCAAGGAATTCGGCCCGGACAAGGTGGTGCTGACCCGCTGCGACAGCGAGCGGTCGCTGGACTTCGCCCATGCCATGGGCATTCCCTTCGTTCAGGGGTATCTGGCGGACAAGATGTTCCGCGCCGGCGTCAACTTCACCGAGGGACGCAACGAGGCCCCCGCCGTCAGTCCGCCGCGCCGGTCAGCGCCAGCCATTCCTGCTCAGACAGCGTCGCTATGCCCAGCTTGA
- a CDS encoding response regulator, protein MITSVVAVMSGDRGAVRTVLVDDHGIVRTAIRRALEGMAWIDVVGEADDGVAALHLIDDAKPDLIILDLSMPGLDGMDIIPLVKRRNPASRIVVLTGTQDGTTMKRAFALGVDAYTLKTGGWQDLETAIGEAMAGRRYISPSAGLVVDGGEEGGLAAGSAVAPLSGRERQVLKLLAEGYTNQKVAGILGISVKTVDRHRENIMNKLGVRTPVALAAIALREGLVV, encoded by the coding sequence GTGATCACGAGTGTGGTGGCGGTGATGAGTGGTGATCGGGGGGCGGTTCGGACGGTACTTGTGGATGATCACGGGATTGTGCGGACGGCGATCCGCCGCGCCTTGGAAGGCATGGCGTGGATCGACGTGGTCGGCGAGGCGGATGACGGCGTGGCCGCGCTGCATCTGATCGACGACGCCAAGCCCGATTTGATCATTCTGGACCTTTCCATGCCGGGGCTTGACGGGATGGACATCATTCCCCTGGTCAAGCGGCGCAATCCCGCCAGCCGGATCGTGGTTCTGACCGGGACCCAGGACGGAACGACCATGAAGCGGGCCTTTGCCCTGGGTGTGGACGCCTACACCTTGAAGACGGGCGGCTGGCAGGACCTGGAAACCGCCATCGGCGAGGCCATGGCCGGGCGGCGCTATATCTCGCCATCGGCCGGGCTGGTGGTGGATGGCGGCGAAGAGGGAGGCCTGGCGGCTGGCAGCGCCGTGGCGCCGCTGTCGGGGCGCGAGCGTCAGGTGCTGAAACTGCTGGCGGAGGGCTACACCAACCAGAAGGTGGCGGGAATCCTGGGAATCAGTGTCAAGACGGTGGACCGGCACCGCGAGAACATCATGAACAAATTGGGGGTGAGGACACCGGTGGCCTTGGCGGCCATCGCCCTGCGGGAGGGGCTGGTGGTCTGA